The genomic stretch CGGTACTTTTGACGGATGCCTCGCTCATTCGCCGCGGTCCAGCCGGCCTTCAGCCGCCTTGTTGGCATATTGGAGAGTGAGCAGCACGCCCTTGATCAGCCGCAGCGCCGTCAGGCACAGCACCAGGGCCAGCGGGATCCAGACCAGCAGATGGAGCCAGAGCGGCGGGCTCAGCGTCACCTCGACCCAGAGCGCCAGGCCGACGATGATGAAGCCGATGATCAGGATGACGAAGACCGCCGGTCCGTCGCCGGCATCGGCGAAGGAATAGTCGAGGCCGCAATTGACGCAGCGTTTGCCGACGGTGAGGAAGCCCGAAAACAGCCGCCCTTCGCCGCAGCGCGGGCAGCGGCCGTGCAGGCCGGCCGATATCGGTTCGATCGGAGGCCAGATCGCCTTGTCTTCACTCATGGGTAGGGCCGCCACTCATCGCTATTGCTCGATCTCGATCGGTGTCCCATCGGCCACCATTGCCCAGATTTCGTCCATGTCGGAGTCCGTAACGGCAATGCAGCCGTCAGTCCAGTCGACCAATTGAAGCAGCCAGCCCCACCAGCCGAACCCATTCGGCTGGCCGTGGATCATGATCATGCCACCGGCGTCGATATTGCGCGCCTTTGCCGCCGCCAGATCGTCGGCATTGGGATACGAAATATGGATCGATCTGTGCGCGATGCTGTTGGGGTTGCGCCAGTCGAGCATATAGCGCCCCTCTGGCGTGCGCTGGTCGCCCTCCTGGTGCTTGTGGCCGACGGGATTTCCGCCAAGCGCGATGCCGTAGCTGCGCAGGACCTTGCCGTCACCGATCAGTTCCAGCCGCCGCTCCGCCTTGTGGACACGCACCAGATCGACCTTCTCGGCCCCCAGAGCCGGGAAAGCCAGGAGGATGAAGGCGCAGATCGCCCAGGGAATTGTCAGCCGCATCGGCAATCGATCGGCAATCATTGCGCCGAAAAGAAGAAGGCGGCCACGTCACCGCGGCCGCCTTCATGAAAATCGAAATGCTAAGGACCGGATCAGTGGCCTTCAATCACCGCGCCGACCGATCCCCAGACATAGATCGAGGCGAACAGGAACAGCCAGACCACGTCGACGAAGTGCCAGTACCAGGCGGCGGCCTCGAAGCCGAAATGCTGCTTGGGCGTGAAATCGCCCTTCATCGCCCGGATCAGGCAGACCAGCAGGAAGATGGTGCCGATGATGACATGGAACCCATGGAAGCCGGTCGCCATGAAGAAGGTGGCGCCGTAGATGGAATCCTTGAAGCCGAACGGAGCGTGCATGTACTCATAGGCCTGGACCATGGTGAACAGCATGCCGAGGCCGACGGTCAGCACCAGGCCGTTGATCAGGCCCTTGCGGTCGCCATGGATGAGCGAATGGTGCGCCCAGGTGACCGTGGTGCCCGACAGCAGCAGGATGATGGTGTTGTAAAGCGGCAGGTGGAAGGGATCGAGAACTTCCATGCCCTTCGGCGGCCAGACACCACCGGTAAATGTGTGGCGCGCGTAGTTCTGCACCTCGCCGGCAAAAAGGCTGGCGTCGAAATAGGCCCAGAACCA from Mesorhizobium sp. 113-3-3 encodes the following:
- a CDS encoding cytochrome c oxidase subunit 3, which gives rise to MADAHAKHHDYHLVDPSPWPFLGSVGALVMAFGGVCLMEYLKGGSFPIFGYNIANPWLFFIGLVIVLYTMFAWWSDTIKEAHEGHHTRVVSLHLRYGMIMFIASEVMFFVAWFWAYFDASLFAGEVQNYARHTFTGGVWPPKGMEVLDPFHLPLYNTIILLLSGTTVTWAHHSLIHGDRKGLINGLVLTVGLGMLFTMVQAYEYMHAPFGFKDSIYGATFFMATGFHGFHVIIGTIFLLVCLIRAMKGDFTPKQHFGFEAAAWYWHFVDVVWLFLFASIYVWGSVGAVIEGH
- a CDS encoding DUF983 domain-containing protein — translated: MSEDKAIWPPIEPISAGLHGRCPRCGEGRLFSGFLTVGKRCVNCGLDYSFADAGDGPAVFVILIIGFIIVGLALWVEVTLSPPLWLHLLVWIPLALVLCLTALRLIKGVLLTLQYANKAAEGRLDRGE
- a CDS encoding L,D-transpeptidase family protein, which encodes MRLTIPWAICAFILLAFPALGAEKVDLVRVHKAERRLELIGDGKVLRSYGIALGGNPVGHKHQEGDQRTPEGRYMLDWRNPNSIAHRSIHISYPNADDLAAAKARNIDAGGMIMIHGQPNGFGWWGWLLQLVDWTDGCIAVTDSDMDEIWAMVADGTPIEIEQ